A window of Brachybacterium fresconis contains these coding sequences:
- a CDS encoding tyrosine-type recombinase/integrase, with translation MSTPSPLVPKQPSRNGREQRRTPRQASAWDAEYGRDVWRLRELGINDRRLARITFEDIPQPWLKALAKRWARWRLASGLGVVSVSSGTRAITHFGQFLADTAPAVQGQADLGREVLERYLADLHARFSGTVKHRMLIGQLNLFFTTIRQHGWDDSLPSTVMFFSEDFPKEAIRQPRALSETVMAQLENPDNLAKWNNPTYELITLILMGCGLRITDTVRLPTDCIVYDGEGAPYLRYLNHKMKREALVPIDAELAEAIAAQRHRLHARWPGGAPVLFPRVTHNDDGQEPLGDGVYRKALHRWLKRCDVRDEHGQPVRVVPHSFRHTLGTRLINRDVPQEVVRRILDHDSHVMTAHYARLSDTTIRRHWEAARKINIKGETVTLDPDGQLAEAAWAKQRVGRATQALPNGFCGLPVQQSCPHANACLSCPMFITTSEFLPEHRQHRQQTVEIITAAEAHGQQRLIEMNQQVLGNLDQIITALEDDQSGEAST, from the coding sequence GTGAGCACGCCCAGCCCGTTGGTGCCCAAACAGCCATCGAGGAACGGGCGCGAGCAACGACGGACGCCCCGTCAAGCCAGTGCCTGGGACGCTGAGTACGGCAGGGACGTCTGGCGGCTGCGTGAGCTCGGCATTAATGATCGGCGGCTCGCCCGGATCACCTTCGAGGACATCCCGCAGCCCTGGCTGAAGGCCTTGGCTAAACGCTGGGCCCGGTGGCGCCTGGCCTCGGGCCTCGGTGTGGTCAGCGTCTCCTCCGGCACACGGGCGATCACGCACTTCGGGCAGTTCCTCGCGGACACGGCACCTGCCGTCCAGGGCCAGGCAGACCTGGGCCGGGAGGTGCTGGAGCGGTACCTCGCTGACCTGCATGCACGGTTTTCAGGCACCGTGAAGCACCGCATGCTGATCGGCCAACTGAACCTGTTCTTCACCACCATCCGGCAGCACGGCTGGGACGACTCCCTGCCTTCGACGGTGATGTTCTTCAGTGAGGACTTCCCCAAGGAAGCCATCCGGCAACCGCGCGCGCTGAGCGAAACAGTAATGGCGCAGCTGGAGAACCCGGACAACCTCGCCAAATGGAACAACCCGACCTACGAACTGATCACGCTGATCTTGATGGGCTGCGGGCTGCGCATCACCGACACCGTCCGCCTGCCGACCGACTGCATCGTCTACGACGGCGAGGGGGCACCCTACCTGCGCTACCTCAATCACAAGATGAAGCGCGAAGCCCTCGTGCCCATCGACGCTGAACTTGCCGAGGCCATCGCTGCTCAGCGACACCGCCTTCACGCTCGGTGGCCAGGCGGAGCGCCGGTGCTCTTCCCGCGAGTCACGCACAACGACGACGGCCAGGAGCCTCTCGGTGACGGGGTCTACCGCAAGGCGCTGCACCGCTGGCTCAAGCGCTGCGATGTCCGTGACGAACATGGGCAACCGGTTCGCGTCGTCCCGCACAGCTTCCGGCACACGCTGGGCACCAGGCTGATCAACCGCGACGTCCCCCAAGAAGTGGTCCGGCGGATTCTCGACCACGACTCCCACGTCATGACCGCCCACTATGCCCGCCTCAGTGACACCACGATCCGCCGGCACTGGGAAGCCGCGCGGAAGATCAACATCAAGGGCGAGACCGTCACCCTCGACCCGGACGGACAGTTGGCCGAGGCGGCCTGGGCCAAACAGCGAGTCGGACGAGCCACCCAGGCCCTGCCCAACGGCTTCTGCGGACTGCCGGTCCAGCAGTCCTGCCCGCACGCGAACGCATGCCTGAGCTGCCCGATGTTCATCACCACATCCGAGTTCCTGCCCGAACACCGCCAGCACCGTCAGCAGACCGTGGAGATCATCACCGCTGCCGAGGCCCATGGCCAGCAACGACTGATCGAGATGAACCAGCAGGTCCTGGGAA
- a CDS encoding site-specific integrase: MLNSQANDLTVQRVLSPVDGVESWTVLGGDGAPVAPIERYLAYLTQIERSPNTVKAYAHDLKDWFVFLGAQTMDWREVRLEDVAEFVAWLRRPPQLRDGTVLVLPSVEHHCTGSTVNRKLSAVSAFYQHAARHGVDLGELLRTWQSVGGRGSGWKPFLHHISKGTPNPRRAVVLSTQRKLPRVLAAAEAQTILDGCDHLRDRFLFAVLFDTGMRIGEALGLRHEDIAAAESQITVRSRVNDNGARSKSRSQRTIPVSAELVRLYADYLHLEYGDLDSDYVFVNLWGRPHGRPLTYTAVHDLVKRLRRRTGIDFDPHWYRHTAATRMLRDGVPIEVVSKLLGHADITTTAAVYGHLSAEDARKALEAAGWFTDREVRL, from the coding sequence ATGTTGAATTCGCAGGCGAATGACTTGACCGTGCAGCGCGTGCTTTCCCCGGTCGATGGCGTGGAGTCATGGACGGTGCTGGGTGGGGATGGTGCACCGGTCGCTCCGATCGAGCGGTATCTGGCGTACTTGACGCAGATCGAGCGGTCGCCGAACACGGTCAAGGCCTACGCCCATGATTTGAAGGACTGGTTCGTGTTCCTCGGCGCCCAGACCATGGATTGGCGTGAGGTGCGATTGGAGGACGTCGCCGAGTTCGTCGCCTGGTTGCGCCGCCCACCGCAGCTGCGCGATGGGACGGTACTCGTCCTGCCGTCGGTGGAGCACCACTGCACCGGGTCGACGGTCAACCGCAAGCTCTCCGCGGTGAGCGCGTTCTATCAGCACGCGGCGCGCCACGGCGTCGACCTCGGGGAGCTGTTGAGGACGTGGCAGTCGGTCGGCGGCCGGGGCTCGGGGTGGAAGCCGTTCTTGCACCACATCAGCAAGGGAACCCCAAATCCGCGGCGTGCCGTAGTGCTGAGCACGCAGCGCAAGCTTCCCCGTGTGCTCGCCGCCGCCGAGGCGCAGACGATCCTCGATGGCTGTGATCATCTGCGGGATAGGTTCCTCTTCGCGGTGCTGTTCGACACCGGGATGCGGATCGGGGAAGCGCTGGGGCTGCGGCACGAAGACATCGCCGCTGCCGAGTCCCAGATCACGGTGCGGTCGCGGGTCAATGACAACGGCGCCCGCTCGAAGTCGCGCAGCCAGCGGACGATCCCGGTCAGCGCCGAGCTGGTCCGGCTCTACGCCGACTACCTTCACCTGGAGTACGGCGATCTGGACTCCGACTACGTCTTCGTGAACCTGTGGGGCCGACCGCATGGCCGCCCGTTGACCTACACGGCCGTCCATGACCTGGTGAAGCGGCTGCGCCGGCGCACCGGGATCGACTTCGATCCACACTGGTACCGCCACACCGCCGCGACCCGGATGCTGCGCGACGGTGTGCCGATCGAGGTGGTCTCCAAGCTCCTGGGCCACGCTGACATCACCACCACCGCGGCCGTCTACGGGCACCTGAGCGCCGAGGACGCCCGCAAGGCGCTGGAGGCAGCGGGATGGTTCACCGACCGGGAGGTACGCCTGTGA